A genomic window from Exiguobacterium acetylicum DSM 20416 includes:
- a CDS encoding sulfite exporter TauE/SafE family protein: MEFSFIVTIFLIGFVGSYISGMLGIGGSIIKYPMLLYIPPLLGFAAFSAHEVAGISAIQVFFATIGGVWAYRKGGYLNKSLIVYMGGSILIGSFIGAYGSNILAEDTINIVYGVLALTAAVMMFVPKKGIDDIPLDQVQFNKMIAAVSAFIVGVGAGIVGAAGAFLLVPIMLVLLKIPTRMTIASSLAITFISSIGATVGKITTGQVDWGPAAIMVVASLIAAPLGAIAGKKMNTKILQVILAVLILATAVKIWIDIL, from the coding sequence ATGGAATTCAGTTTTATCGTGACGATTTTCTTAATCGGATTTGTCGGATCCTACATTTCAGGAATGTTAGGAATTGGCGGTTCAATCATTAAATATCCGATGTTATTGTATATCCCGCCCCTACTCGGTTTTGCAGCATTTTCTGCCCATGAGGTTGCGGGAATCAGTGCGATTCAAGTCTTTTTTGCAACGATTGGTGGCGTCTGGGCTTACCGAAAAGGCGGTTATTTGAATAAATCATTGATCGTCTACATGGGGGGATCGATTTTAATCGGTAGCTTCATCGGTGCGTATGGTTCAAATATCCTGGCTGAAGACACGATCAACATCGTCTATGGTGTTCTCGCGTTAACGGCAGCGGTCATGATGTTCGTTCCGAAAAAAGGGATCGACGACATTCCGCTTGATCAGGTTCAGTTCAACAAAATGATTGCGGCAGTATCGGCATTCATCGTGGGTGTCGGAGCCGGAATCGTTGGGGCAGCAGGTGCCTTTTTACTCGTCCCGATTATGCTCGTTCTCTTGAAAATCCCGACACGGATGACGATTGCTTCATCGCTTGCGATTACGTTCATTTCGTCGATCGGCGCAACGGTCGGTAAAATCACGACAGGGCAAGTCGACTGGGGTCCTGCGGCAATCATGGTCGTTGCCAGTCTAATTGCAGCACCGCTTGGCGCAATCGCCGGGAAGAAGATGAACACGAAGATTCTCCAAGTCATTCTTGCTGTTCTGATTTTAGCGACAGCGGTGAAGATTTGGATCGACATCTTGTAA
- a CDS encoding rhodanese-like domain-containing protein codes for MKRMTATEVQEKIERGEQLNVIDVREVDEVKEGMIPGAIHIPLGLIEFKMNELDKKKEYVMVCRSGARSGRATTYLEGQGYDVTNMDGGMMSYEGETK; via the coding sequence ATGAAACGCATGACAGCAACAGAAGTACAGGAAAAAATCGAACGTGGTGAACAACTGAACGTTATTGATGTCCGAGAAGTCGATGAAGTCAAAGAAGGAATGATTCCGGGAGCGATCCATATTCCACTCGGATTGATTGAATTCAAGATGAACGAACTCGACAAGAAAAAAGAGTATGTCATGGTATGCCGTTCTGGTGCGCGCAGTGGTCGCGCAACGACATATCTCGAAGGACAAGGATATGACGTGACGAACATGGATGGCGGCATGATGTCGTACGAAGGCGAAACAAAATAA
- the msrB gene encoding peptide-methionine (R)-S-oxide reductase MsrB, whose product MKKRMWTVLSVIGLIVIMVGGYFVFQQQQAKSSGSKELNYQAEETAILAGGCFWCMEPPFEELKGVKSVISGYTGGDVENPTYNQVSAETTGHREAVLITFDPNVISYKQLLDVYWRQIDPTDADGQFVDRGESYTTAIFYTNEKQKEIAAQSKQDLEKQQVFDDKIVTPLIAAGPFYEAEAYHQDYYLKSEKKYKFYRAASGRDDFINRYWNDQPKLDLPTYAKLSDAEIKKKLTAIQYKVTQEDGTEPAFDNPYHDLKADGIYVDLISGEPLFSSNDKYDSKTGWPSFTKPLEPGNIIEKSDFSIGMKRMEVRSRHGNAHLGHVFSDGPEPTGLRYCMNSAALRFIPKEDLKQEGYGEYVADFK is encoded by the coding sequence ATGAAGAAACGAATGTGGACAGTTTTATCAGTCATCGGTCTCATCGTCATCATGGTCGGAGGATACTTCGTGTTCCAGCAACAGCAGGCAAAATCAAGTGGTAGTAAGGAATTGAATTATCAAGCGGAAGAGACGGCGATTTTAGCTGGCGGATGCTTCTGGTGTATGGAGCCACCGTTTGAGGAGTTAAAAGGAGTTAAGTCTGTCATTTCAGGTTATACCGGCGGTGACGTTGAAAATCCAACATACAACCAAGTATCAGCAGAGACGACAGGGCATCGGGAAGCGGTGTTGATCACGTTTGATCCGAATGTCATCTCGTACAAGCAACTGCTAGATGTCTACTGGCGTCAGATTGATCCGACGGATGCAGATGGTCAATTCGTCGACCGTGGTGAGTCTTATACGACAGCGATTTTCTATACGAATGAGAAACAAAAAGAAATCGCCGCGCAATCGAAACAAGATTTAGAGAAACAACAAGTCTTCGATGATAAAATCGTCACACCGTTGATTGCGGCAGGTCCTTTTTATGAAGCGGAAGCATACCATCAGGATTACTATTTGAAGAGTGAGAAAAAGTATAAGTTTTACCGGGCAGCTTCTGGACGCGACGACTTCATCAACCGCTACTGGAATGATCAACCAAAGCTCGATCTTCCAACGTATGCAAAGTTGTCTGATGCAGAAATCAAAAAGAAATTAACTGCGATTCAGTATAAGGTGACACAAGAAGATGGGACGGAGCCGGCGTTTGATAATCCGTATCATGACTTGAAGGCGGACGGAATCTATGTCGATCTGATTTCTGGTGAACCATTGTTTTCGTCAAATGATAAATATGATTCGAAAACGGGATGGCCAAGTTTTACGAAACCACTCGAACCAGGTAATATCATTGAGAAAAGTGACTTTTCAATCGGCATGAAACGGATGGAAGTCCGGAGTCGTCACGGAAATGCGCATCTGGGACACGTCTTCTCGGATGGTCCAGAGCCAACAGGACTTCGGTATTGTATGAACTCGGCTGCCTTACGTTTCATTCCGAAAGAGGACTTGAAACAAGAAGGATACGGTGAATATGTAGCAGATTTTAAATAA
- a CDS encoding YihY/virulence factor BrkB family protein, translated as MSLIKPVFARFFGEAFFDKSAQLAYYLMLSLFPFLLFVVGIVSFLPFTSDNVLDLIRPFAPAETYDLIQRNVVGIFDQGGFKLASISFLAAFWLASMSVQSLVRSLNDALEVTRKAPFWRGLLQDFAFTIGMMIILPISLIVPISEKLTRRFINHFAIVADFVTNYSWIWFLFRWGLGTLFLLVFFILLYRILPSVRLTVRQVLPGAIFATIAWQVVSEFFSYYAEFGSYDRLYGQLAGIIVLMTWFYLSAVVLMLGGLMNAERMRQKKEAKIMKPQKIKEESVR; from the coding sequence ATGTCTTTAATCAAACCTGTATTTGCCCGTTTTTTTGGCGAAGCCTTTTTTGATAAATCGGCTCAGCTCGCCTATTATCTGATGTTGTCCTTATTTCCGTTCTTATTATTTGTAGTTGGCATCGTCTCGTTCTTACCGTTTACGTCGGATAACGTGCTGGACTTAATTCGACCATTTGCTCCAGCAGAAACGTACGACTTGATTCAGCGGAACGTCGTCGGAATCTTTGATCAGGGTGGTTTCAAGCTTGCCTCAATCAGTTTCCTTGCCGCCTTTTGGCTCGCTTCAATGTCGGTCCAGTCGCTTGTCCGCTCGCTAAACGATGCGCTCGAAGTGACACGAAAAGCGCCATTCTGGCGCGGACTGTTGCAAGACTTCGCCTTTACGATCGGGATGATGATCATCCTTCCGATTTCATTGATTGTTCCGATTTCAGAAAAGTTAACACGACGTTTCATCAATCACTTTGCAATCGTCGCTGATTTCGTGACGAACTATTCGTGGATCTGGTTCTTATTCCGTTGGGGACTCGGGACGTTGTTCTTACTTGTCTTTTTCATCTTATTGTATCGGATCTTACCGAGTGTCCGACTAACGGTTCGTCAGGTACTCCCTGGAGCCATTTTTGCAACGATTGCCTGGCAAGTCGTCTCGGAATTTTTCTCCTATTACGCTGAGTTCGGTAGTTACGATCGTCTTTACGGTCAGCTTGCCGGAATCATCGTCTTGATGACATGGTTCTATTTGTCCGCTGTCGTCCTGATGTTAGGGGGATTGATGAATGCGGAACGGATGCGTCAGAAAAAAGAGGCAAAAATCATGAAACCACAAAAAATCAAAGAAGAAAGCGTGCGTTAA
- a CDS encoding DsrE/DsrF/DrsH-like family protein: MPLRVKTWRNYVYVRYKKTTIVLFSGEYDKVMAAYIIANGAAAYDHEVTIFHTFWGLNAMRKDEPIQPDKTFLEKMFGKFMPRGADKMPLSKMNFGGAGQKMIKNVMKKHNAMPLPDLIELAKEQDVKLVACTMTMDLLGLKQEELHDGIEYAGVAAYLADAENGNVNLFI, translated from the coding sequence ATACCCCTTAGGGTAAAAACTTGGAGGAATTACGTTTATGTCAGATACAAAAAAACAACCATCGTTTTATTTAGTGGAGAGTACGACAAAGTCATGGCAGCTTATATCATTGCCAACGGTGCAGCCGCATACGATCACGAAGTCACGATTTTTCATACCTTCTGGGGTTTGAATGCGATGCGTAAGGATGAACCGATCCAGCCGGATAAAACATTCCTTGAGAAGATGTTCGGTAAGTTCATGCCACGCGGTGCCGATAAGATGCCACTCTCGAAAATGAACTTCGGTGGTGCAGGTCAAAAAATGATTAAAAACGTCATGAAGAAGCACAATGCGATGCCACTTCCAGACTTAATCGAATTAGCGAAAGAACAGGATGTCAAACTCGTCGCCTGTACGATGACGATGGATTTACTCGGTTTGAAACAGGAAGAATTACACGACGGGATTGAGTATGCAGGTGTTGCCGCCTACCTCGCCGATGCGGAGAACGGAAACGTCAATCTATTCATCTAA
- a CDS encoding MBL fold metallo-hydrolase, whose translation MAQAMTAAQVTKKIIGRESLFILDVRNEDAFQDWKIEGENFKYLNIPYFELLDGVEEILDQLPTDQDVLVVCAKEGSSIFVADMLEEAGRDVSYLSGGMKAWSEHLEPISLGTLNETGTDQGEVVQFVRIGKGCLSYMVISEGEAVLIDATRMTDVYLDYAASRNVTIKHVFDTHLHADHISGGRDIAEKTGATYWLPPKDATDVTFDYAPLENGSTVQVGDTAIEVRALYSPGHTIGSTSFIVDQRYLLTGDILFIDSIGRPDLAGLAEDWVGDLRDSLYNTYRDLSPELIVLPAHFMIIEELNADGSVAEKLSILLANNHGLNIDDEATFRKMVTENLPPQPNAYQDIRETNMGKQTPDLETQREMEVGPNRCAVR comes from the coding sequence ATGGCACAAGCAATGACAGCCGCACAAGTTACGAAAAAAATCATTGGACGCGAGTCTTTGTTCATCTTAGATGTACGGAATGAGGATGCGTTTCAAGATTGGAAAATCGAAGGAGAGAACTTCAAGTACCTCAACATTCCGTATTTTGAATTGTTGGATGGTGTCGAGGAGATTCTCGATCAGCTTCCGACGGATCAGGATGTACTCGTCGTTTGCGCAAAAGAAGGTTCATCAATTTTCGTCGCCGATATGTTGGAAGAAGCAGGACGAGACGTATCGTATCTGTCAGGCGGCATGAAAGCATGGAGTGAACATCTAGAACCGATTTCACTCGGAACGCTGAACGAAACAGGAACTGATCAAGGTGAAGTCGTTCAGTTCGTTCGAATCGGTAAAGGGTGTCTCTCGTATATGGTCATCTCGGAAGGAGAGGCCGTGCTCATCGATGCGACACGAATGACGGATGTGTATTTGGATTATGCCGCATCACGCAATGTCACGATTAAGCATGTGTTTGATACACATCTTCATGCGGATCATATTTCTGGAGGACGCGACATCGCCGAAAAAACAGGCGCGACATACTGGTTGCCGCCAAAAGATGCGACGGATGTCACATTCGATTATGCACCACTTGAAAACGGTAGTACGGTTCAAGTGGGGGATACAGCGATTGAAGTACGCGCTCTTTATTCCCCGGGACATACGATTGGATCGACTTCATTCATCGTCGATCAGCGTTATTTATTAACGGGTGATATCCTGTTCATCGATTCGATTGGTCGTCCGGATTTAGCCGGTCTCGCGGAAGACTGGGTCGGCGACTTACGTGATTCGCTCTACAACACGTATCGTGATCTTTCACCGGAATTAATCGTCTTACCAGCACATTTCATGATCATTGAAGAATTGAACGCGGATGGTAGTGTAGCGGAGAAATTAAGCATCTTGCTTGCGAACAACCATGGTCTCAACATTGATGATGAAGCAACATTCCGGAAAATGGTCACAGAGAACTTGCCGCCACAACCGAACGCGTATCAAGATATCCGTGAAACGAACATGGGGAAACAGACACCCGATCTTGAGACACAACGGGAAATGGAAGTCGGACCGAACCGCTGTGCGGTACGCTAA
- a CDS encoding metal-sensitive transcriptional regulator, producing the protein MENGYEDRIIHRMNRIEGQIHGIVRMMKEEASCKDVVTQLSATRSAIDRVIGLVVSENLIDCVRQDDATENHEQAVAEAVQLLMKSR; encoded by the coding sequence ATGGAAAACGGTTATGAAGATCGCATCATTCATCGGATGAATCGGATTGAAGGACAAATCCATGGAATCGTTCGAATGATGAAAGAAGAGGCGTCCTGTAAGGATGTCGTCACACAACTGAGCGCTACACGTAGTGCGATTGATCGCGTCATCGGTCTCGTCGTCAGTGAAAACTTGATTGACTGTGTCCGTCAGGATGATGCGACGGAAAATCATGAACAAGCCGTTGCAGAGGCTGTTCAACTCTTAATGAAAAGCAGATAG
- a CDS encoding sulfurtransferase TusA family protein produces MIKSDIVLDAKGLACPMPIVRTKKTIKTLEPGQVIEVQATDKGSTADLRAWANSTGNHYLGTIEEGEVLRHYVRKSTGDVTEPAAFAQTVDNATVEAARQDDSITVLDVREQAEYAFAHVPGAINIPLGELETRHAELDSNQTVYVICRTGSRSDMACRQLSDKGYTVHNVVPGMQEWAFETTTLVSAK; encoded by the coding sequence ATGATTAAATCAGATATCGTATTGGACGCCAAAGGTCTCGCTTGTCCGATGCCGATCGTTCGGACGAAAAAAACGATCAAGACGTTGGAACCGGGACAAGTCATCGAAGTTCAGGCGACGGATAAAGGATCAACTGCAGATCTTCGTGCCTGGGCAAACAGCACTGGCAATCATTATTTAGGCACGATCGAAGAAGGCGAAGTACTCCGTCATTACGTTCGGAAATCAACAGGTGATGTCACGGAACCAGCAGCATTCGCTCAAACCGTCGACAATGCAACAGTCGAAGCAGCACGTCAAGACGACTCGATCACAGTGCTTGATGTTCGTGAACAAGCAGAATATGCCTTCGCGCATGTACCGGGAGCCATCAATATTCCGTTAGGTGAACTTGAGACACGACATGCAGAACTGGATTCAAATCAGACGGTTTACGTCATCTGCCGAACAGGTAGCCGAAGTGACATGGCATGCCGACAGCTCAGTGACAAGGGGTATACGGTCCACAATGTCGTACCAGGTATGCAGGAATGGGCATTTGAGACGACAACACTCGTTTCAGCGAAATAA
- a CDS encoding sulfurtransferase TusA family protein — MKSELVLDAKGLACPMPIVKTKKAIAGLESGQILEVHATDKGAKNDLQAWATSGGHELVKHEEEASVLKFWIQKG, encoded by the coding sequence ATGAAATCAGAACTCGTACTCGACGCAAAAGGACTTGCTTGTCCGATGCCAATCGTAAAAACAAAAAAAGCCATCGCAGGACTCGAATCAGGTCAAATCCTTGAAGTCCATGCAACGGATAAAGGGGCAAAAAACGATCTTCAGGCGTGGGCGACATCAGGTGGTCATGAACTCGTCAAACACGAAGAAGAAGCAAGCGTCCTAAAATTCTGGATTCAAAAAGGTTAA
- a CDS encoding LysR family transcriptional regulator, translated as MKLTELRTFVTLVETRHFTKTAEQLFLSQPTVSVHVKRLEEDIGHSLLIRDSFAIGVEVSEMGWIVYRHAKEILFQLEQMQSQLDESEGVFQGTLRIGATHTIHEILLDDMIHLFSHAHPKVSLDIQLMNHDQVATALRHREIDLGMIEGELTLDGMRQIVFAKDQLHIIGATHLALEDATWIVREEGSASRYALHRWLDASSIVPTRTITVDANYLARQLVLNGSGIAALSERLVTSFPSESFTIHAKGISNRTFRYLLPEKMPTRLAERWIDFLEANWKG; from the coding sequence TTGAAATTAACTGAACTCAGAACGTTCGTCACACTCGTTGAAACACGTCACTTTACGAAAACAGCGGAGCAGTTATTTCTATCGCAACCGACGGTCAGTGTTCACGTGAAACGACTAGAAGAAGATATCGGACATTCATTGTTAATACGTGATTCATTCGCAATAGGGGTCGAGGTATCGGAAATGGGCTGGATTGTCTATCGCCACGCAAAAGAAATTCTATTCCAACTCGAACAGATGCAGTCGCAGTTAGATGAATCGGAAGGTGTTTTCCAAGGTACACTACGGATCGGAGCAACACATACGATCCACGAGATATTGCTTGATGATATGATCCATCTGTTTTCACATGCTCACCCTAAAGTTTCACTGGACATCCAATTGATGAATCATGATCAAGTGGCAACAGCTTTACGACATCGTGAGATTGATCTCGGTATGATTGAAGGAGAACTGACACTTGATGGAATGAGACAAATCGTCTTTGCGAAAGATCAACTGCATATCATTGGAGCGACACATCTTGCACTCGAAGACGCGACGTGGATCGTCCGGGAAGAAGGATCCGCTTCTCGCTATGCACTTCATCGTTGGCTTGATGCGTCGTCGATCGTTCCCACTCGAACGATTACAGTAGATGCGAATTATTTAGCGCGACAACTTGTTTTGAATGGGAGTGGTATTGCAGCGCTGTCAGAACGACTTGTCACGTCTTTCCCGTCTGAATCTTTTACAATTCATGCGAAAGGGATCTCCAACCGGACGTTTCGTTATCTGTTACCAGAGAAAATGCCAACTCGACTAGCCGAGCGTTGGATCGATTTTTTAGAAGCGAATTGGAAAGGCTGA
- a CDS encoding rhodanese-like domain-containing protein gives MDVLSIILLLVVGYLAYKVFAPTKGVKQVSTTELKPLLNDRKRFYLDVRTPAEFKGNHIKGFKNIPLQTLNSQLNQIPKDKEVLVICQSGMRSKQAVKVLKKAGYPNVTEVRGGMNAWR, from the coding sequence ATGGATGTACTATCGATTATCTTGTTGCTCGTCGTCGGCTATCTCGCTTATAAGGTGTTCGCCCCAACAAAAGGCGTCAAGCAAGTGTCGACCACGGAACTGAAGCCGTTACTAAATGACCGCAAACGATTTTATCTCGATGTTCGGACACCGGCAGAATTCAAAGGCAATCACATCAAAGGATTTAAGAACATTCCGTTACAAACGCTAAACAGTCAACTGAATCAAATCCCGAAAGACAAAGAAGTGCTCGTCATCTGTCAAAGCGGGATGCGAAGCAAACAAGCCGTCAAAGTACTAAAAAAAGCCGGTTATCCGAATGTCACGGAAGTCCGTGGCGGAATGAATGCCTGGCGCTGA
- a CDS encoding sulfite exporter TauE/SafE family protein produces the protein MMYISFILLGATIGILSGFFGIGGGIILTPLLLILGYEASTAIVLSLLLTLGSTVTGTLSHLRLKTFRFRDAGIIGLSGIIGSALITPVVFWLERHAGADVVLSSLYIFLLIGFSIQFLRPRSKERPSFPVHDASVVKLAVIGLAAGILSSLMGVSGGFLLTPLLLGWVRFPLKQAIGTSIASATLIVLGGVTSYVASGTSAPLSLGIALIIGAFIGSPLGASLLHRFNEPFVQKTLGIFYGVVALSVIVKVFGLPYLSLVLLALFTLSLLSVFGYRILKTA, from the coding sequence ATGATGTATATCTCATTTATTTTGTTAGGAGCAACCATCGGCATTCTCTCCGGCTTTTTCGGAATCGGTGGCGGCATCATCCTTACCCCACTTTTATTGATTCTTGGCTATGAAGCCAGCACCGCGATCGTCCTCAGTCTGTTACTGACACTCGGATCGACCGTGACTGGTACACTATCACATCTTCGATTAAAAACTTTCCGTTTTCGCGATGCCGGGATCATTGGTCTGTCCGGGATCATCGGTTCGGCGTTGATCACACCAGTCGTCTTTTGGCTCGAGCGTCATGCTGGTGCTGATGTCGTCTTATCAAGTCTCTACATTTTCTTACTGATTGGTTTTTCGATTCAATTCCTTCGTCCCCGTTCAAAGGAACGTCCGTCTTTTCCGGTCCATGATGCTTCCGTAGTGAAGCTCGCTGTCATCGGACTTGCTGCCGGAATTCTCTCGTCATTGATGGGTGTCAGCGGTGGATTTTTGTTGACGCCTCTCTTGCTCGGATGGGTTCGTTTTCCGCTCAAACAAGCAATCGGAACGAGCATCGCCTCTGCGACATTGATCGTTCTCGGAGGAGTGACGAGTTATGTCGCTTCCGGAACCAGTGCTCCGTTATCACTCGGGATCGCCTTAATCATCGGTGCGTTCATCGGCTCACCACTCGGTGCTTCACTCTTGCATCGCTTCAATGAACCGTTCGTCCAAAAGACATTAGGAATCTTTTATGGCGTCGTCGCCTTAAGCGTCATTGTCAAAGTGTTCGGTCTTCCTTATCTGTCACTTGTCTTGCTTGCTCTATTCACACTTAGTTTGTTAAGCGTCTTCGGCTACCGGATTCTTAAAACTGCCTAA
- a CDS encoding DUF302 domain-containing protein, with protein MFDYTVTSHHNLDQVMTQLKQALSEASFGVLWEFDLANKFEEKELSFDESYHILEVCQPKEAHRVVSHDLRAGYFLPCKIVVYTENGQTKIGMPKPTALMDLADEAELKTVAEEVEHTLRHVIDQAAQ; from the coding sequence ATGTTTGATTACACTGTGACATCGCATCACAATCTGGATCAGGTCATGACTCAACTGAAGCAAGCTCTCTCAGAGGCATCGTTCGGTGTCTTATGGGAGTTTGATTTGGCTAACAAATTCGAAGAAAAAGAGCTCTCTTTTGATGAAAGCTATCATATTTTAGAAGTATGCCAACCAAAAGAAGCACACCGCGTCGTGTCCCATGACTTGCGGGCTGGTTACTTTCTTCCATGTAAAATCGTCGTCTATACCGAGAACGGGCAAACGAAAATCGGTATGCCAAAACCAACTGCCTTGATGGACTTAGCAGATGAAGCCGAACTAAAGACGGTCGCAGAAGAAGTCGAACACACGTTACGACACGTGATCGATCAAGCTGCACAATAA